A genome region from Cucumis sativus cultivar 9930 chromosome 4, Cucumber_9930_V3, whole genome shotgun sequence includes the following:
- the LOC101220933 gene encoding protein NRT1/ PTR FAMILY 5.6, with amino-acid sequence MMKRLEGEELQRSQVNGGGGGGDDEKWVADSSVDYKGRVPLRASTGAWKASLFIIAMEFGERLSYFGIATSLIIYLTKVLHEDLKTAARSVNYWTGVTTLMPLLGGFLADAYFGRYATVLFSSVLYVLGLILLTMSALVPSFKPCDSNDHVCLQPRKTHQIVFFLAIYLISIGTGGHKPSLESFGADQFDDDHSKERKKKMSYFNWWNFGLCSGLLLGVTIIVYIQDHVSWGAAYVTLMTMMVISVFIFIAGRPFYRYRQPSGSPLTPLLQVLVAAICKRKLPHPSNPSLLHEFPKTTNNAHGRFLCHTQKLKFLDKAAVYEENNGGPAEKQSPWRLATVTKVEEMKLILNMIPIWLSTLPFGVTIAQTSTFFIKQASNMNRKIGDGGLILPPTTIFCLAAIGMIVSITIYDKVLVPMLRRTTGNERGINILQRIGIGMLFVIATMIIAALVEHKRLQVVAENPKTGSLTMSVFWLAPQFLIIGFGDGFTIVGLQEYFYDQVPDSMRSLGIAFYLSVIGAGSFLSSFLITVVDKITGRSGHTSWFGKNLNTSRLDKFYWLLAAVSAANLCVYVLIARRYSYKNVQRRVAVADCYEDEKGRENGDSVV; translated from the exons atgatgaaaaggTTGGAAGGGGAGGAGTTGCAGAGATCACAAGTGAATGGCGGTGGTGGCGGCGGTGATGATGAGAAATGGGTGGCTGATTCTTCAGTTGATTATAAAGGGAGAGTTCCTCTTAGAGCTTCTACTGGTGCTTGGAAAGCCTCTCTCTTCATCATTG CGATGGAGTTCGGTGAGAGGCTGAGTTATTTTGGGATCGCAACAAGTTTGATTATTTACCTAACAAAAGTGCTTCATGAAGACCTAAAGACCGCGGCGAGGAGCGTTAATTATTGGACCGGCGTCACCACTTTGATGCCTCTCCTCGGCGGCTTCCTCGCCGATGCCTACTTCGGCCGCTACGCCACCGTTCTCTTCTCTTCCGTTCTCTACGTTTTG GGTTTAATTCTCTTGACCATGTCTGCGTTGGTTCCAAGTTTCAAACCATGTGACAGTAATGATCATGTGTGTCTACAACCAAGAAAGACCCACCAGATCGTCTTCTTCCTTGCCATTTATTTAATCTCTATAGGAACTGGTGGCCACAAGCCATCTCTTGAGAGTTTTGGAGCCGACCAATTCGACGATGACCACTCTAAagaacgaaagaaaaaaatgtcttaCTTTAATTGGTGGAACTTCGGTCTCTGTTCTGGTCTCTTGCTTGGCGTAACCATCATTGTTTACATCCAGGATCATGTTAGCTGGGGAGCAGCATATGTAACTCTCATGACAATGATGGTTATTTCTGTCTTTATTTTTATCGCCGGTCGACCATTTTATCGTTATCGACAACCATCTGGAAGTCCATTGACACCATTGTTGCAAGTTCTGGTCGCAGCCATTTGCAAGAGAAAACTTCCACACCCTTCCAATCCTTCTTTGTTGCATGAATTTCCCAAGACGACAAATAACGCACATGGGAGGTTCTTGTGCCATACCCAAAAACTCAA atttcTAGACAAGGCGGCGGTATACGAAGAGAACAACGGAGGTCCGGCGGAGAAGCAAAGTCCATGGCGGCTAGCGACGGTGACGAAGGTGGAAGAAATGAAGCTAATATTGAATATGATACCTATTTGGTTATCAACTCTGCCTTTCGGAGTCACCATTGCCCAAACTTCCACTTTCTTCATAAAGCAAGCCTCTAATATGAACAGGAAGATCGGAGACGGCGGCTTGATTCTCCCGCCGACCACCATTTTCTGCCTGGCTGCAATAGGAATGATCGTCTCTATCACCATTTATGATAAAGTTTTGGTGCCCATGCTCCGACGAACCACCGGCAACGAGAGAGGCATAAATATCCTTCAGAGAATTGGGATTGGAATGCTCTTTGTTATTGCTACAATGATCATTGCAGCCTTGGTTGAGCATAAAAGACTCCAG GTGGTGGCCGAAAATCCCAAGACAGGATCTCTAACAATGTCAGTATTTTGGTTAGCTCCACAATTTCTGATCATCGGATTCGGCGACGGCTTCACCATCGTTGGCCTCCAAGAATACTTCTACGATCAAGTTCCTGATTCTATGCGGAGCCTCGGCATCGCATTTTACCTCAGCGTAATAGGCGCCGGAAGTTTTCTCAGCAGCTTTCTCATCACTGTGGTGGACAAAATTACAGGCCGGTCAGGTCATACCAGCTGGTTCGGCAAGAATCTGAACACCAGCCGCCTGGACAAGTTCTATTGGCTCTTGGCCGCCGTCTCGGCCGCGAATCTGTGCGTCTATGTCCTCATTGCTCGCCGCTATTCATACAAGAACGTGCAGCGGCGCGTGGCTGTCGCTGATTGTTACGAAGATGAAAAAGGACGTGAGAATGGAGACTCTGTGGTTTAG